The following coding sequences are from one Streptococcus mitis window:
- the yabA gene encoding DNA replication initiation control protein YabA translates to MDKKELFDALDDFSQQLLVTLADVEAIKKNLKSLVEENTALRLENSKLRERLGEVEADAPVKAKHVRESVRRIYRDGFHVCNDFYGQRREQDEECMFCDELLYRE, encoded by the coding sequence ATGGACAAAAAAGAATTATTTGACGCGCTAGATGATTTTTCCCAACAGTTATTGGTAACCTTGGCCGATGTGGAAGCCATCAAGAAAAATCTCAAGAGCCTAGTAGAAGAAAATACAGCTCTTCGCTTGGAAAATAGTAAGTTGCGCGAACGCTTGGGTGAGGTGGAAGCAGACGCTCCCGTCAAGGCTAAACATGTTCGCGAAAGTGTCCGTCGCATTTACCGTGATGGATTTCACGTATGTAATGATTTTTATGGACAACGTCGAGAGCAGGACGAGGAATGTATGTTCTGTGATGAGTTGTTATACAGGGAGTAG
- a CDS encoding DNA polymerase III subunit delta', translating into MKQDQLKAWQPDQFDRFVRILEQDQLNHAYLFSGFFGSLEMAQFLAKGLFCTDKVGVLPCEKCRNCKLIEQGEFPDVTLIKPVNQVIKTERIRELVGQFSQAGIESQQQVFIIEQAEKMHPNAANSLLKVIEEPQSEVYIFFLTSDEEKILPTIRSRTQIFHFKKQEEKLILLLEQMGLVKKKATLLAQFSQSRAEAEKLANQASFWTLVDESERLLTWLVAKKKESYLQVAKLANLADDKEKQDQVLRILEVLCGQDILQARVRVILQDLLEARKMWQANVSFQNAMEYLILKEI; encoded by the coding sequence ATGAAACAAGATCAACTAAAGGCTTGGCAGCCAGATCAGTTTGACCGCTTTGTCCGTATCCTAGAACAAGACCAGCTCAATCATGCCTACCTCTTTTCAGGTTTCTTTGGAAGCTTGGAAATGGCGCAATTTTTAGCTAAGGGCCTCTTTTGTACAGATAAAGTAGGTGTTTTACCATGTGAGAAATGCCGAAATTGTAAGCTGATTGAGCAGGGAGAATTTCCCGATGTCACTTTGATTAAGCCAGTAAATCAGGTCATCAAGACAGAACGCATTCGAGAATTGGTGGGTCAGTTTTCCCAAGCAGGGATTGAAAGCCAGCAACAGGTTTTTATTATCGAGCAAGCGGAAAAGATGCATCCCAATGCAGCCAATTCTCTGCTCAAGGTCATCGAAGAACCCCAGAGTGAGGTTTACATTTTCTTCTTGACCAGCGATGAGGAGAAGATTTTACCTACAATCCGAAGTCGGACGCAAATTTTTCACTTTAAAAAGCAAGAAGAGAAGCTGATCTTGCTCTTAGAACAAATGGGACTGGTTAAGAAAAAAGCGACTCTCCTAGCTCAGTTTAGTCAATCGCGAGCTGAAGCAGAAAAGTTGGCTAATCAGGCAAGTTTTTGGACTTTGGTCGATGAAAGTGAACGCCTGCTGACTTGGTTAGTAGCTAAGAAAAAAGAAAGTTATCTGCAGGTTGCTAAATTAGCCAACTTGGCAGATGACAAGGAAAAACAAGATCAGGTTTTACGGATTCTTGAAGTTCTATGTGGACAAGATATCCTACAAGCAAGAGTTAGAGTGATTCTACAAGATTTGCTAGAAGCTAGAAAAATGTGGCAAGCTAATGTCAGCTTTCAAAATGCCATGGAATATTTGATCTTGAAAGAAATATAA
- the tmk gene encoding dTMP kinase, with product MSKGFLVSLEGPEGAGKTSVLEALLPILEEKGVEVLTTREPGGVLIGEKIREVILDPSYTQMDAKTELLLYIASRRQHLVEKVLPALEAGKLVIMDRFIDSSLAYQGFGRGLDIEAIDWLNQFATDGLKPDLTLYFDIEVEEGLARIAANSNREVNRLDLEGLDLHKKVRQGYLSLLDKEGSRIVKIDASFPLEQVLETTKAVLFDRMGLAK from the coding sequence ATGTCAAAAGGATTTTTAGTCTCTCTTGAGGGACCAGAGGGAGCAGGAAAGACCAGTGTTTTAGAGGCTCTGCTACCAATTTTAGAGGAAAAAGGGGTAGAGGTGCTGACGACCCGTGAACCAGGAGGTGTCTTGATAGGAGAGAAGATTCGGGAAGTGATTTTGGACCCAAGTTATACTCAGATGGATGCGAAGACAGAGTTACTTCTTTATATTGCCAGTCGCAGACAGCATTTGGTGGAAAAAGTTCTTCCAGCCCTTGAAGCTGGTAAGTTGGTCATTATGGACCGTTTCATCGATAGTTCTCTTGCCTATCAGGGATTTGGTCGTGGCTTGGACATTGAAGCCATTGACTGGCTTAACCAGTTTGCGACAGATGGCCTCAAACCCGATTTGACACTCTATTTTGACATCGAGGTGGAAGAAGGGCTGGCTCGTATTGCTGCTAATAGCAATCGCGAGGTCAATCGTTTGGACTTAGAAGGGTTGGACTTGCACAAAAAAGTTCGTCAAGGTTACCTTTCTCTTCTGGACAAAGAAGGAAGTCGTATTGTTAAGATTGATGCTAGTTTTCCTTTGGAGCAAGTTTTGGAAACTACCAAGGCTGTCTTGTTTGATAGAATGGGATTAGCTAAATGA
- the proC gene encoding pyrroline-5-carboxylate reductase, giving the protein MKIGFIGLGNMGASLAKAVLQAKTGDDLLLANRSQGKVDAFIADFGGQASSNEEIFAEADVIFLGVKPAQFSELLSQYQTILEKRASLLLISMAAGLTLEKLASLIPSQHRIIRMMPNTPASIGQGVISYALSSNCRAEDSELFCQLLAKAGLLVELGEGLIDAATGLAGCGPAFVYLFIEALADAGVQTGLPRETALKMAAQTVVGAGQLVLEGQEHPGVLKDQVCSPGGSTIAGVASLEAHAFRGTVMDAVHKAYKRTQELGK; this is encoded by the coding sequence ATGAAGATTGGATTTATCGGTTTGGGGAATATGGGGGCTAGTCTGGCTAAGGCTGTTTTGCAGGCAAAGACGGGTGATGACCTTCTCCTTGCCAATCGTAGTCAAGGCAAGGTAGATGCTTTCATTGCAGACTTTGGCGGTCAGGCTTCTAGTAATGAAGAAATATTCGCAGAAGCAGATGTGATTTTTCTAGGTGTTAAGCCAGCTCAGTTTTCTGAACTGCTTTCTCAATACCAGACCATACTTGAAAAACGAGCAAGTCTTCTTTTGATTTCGATGGCAGCTGGATTGACTTTAGAAAAACTAGCAAGTCTTATCCCAAGTCAACACCGAATTATTCGTATGATGCCAAATACCCCTGCTTCTATTGGTCAAGGAGTGATTAGTTATGCCTTGTCTTCTAATTGCAGGGCTGAGGACAGTGAACTCTTTTGTCAGCTTTTAGCCAAGGCTGGTCTCTTGGTTGAACTAGGAGAAGGTTTAATAGACGCAGCGACAGGTCTTGCAGGCTGTGGACCGGCCTTTGTCTATCTCTTTATCGAAGCCTTGGCAGATGCAGGGGTTCAGACGGGATTGCCACGAGAAACGGCATTGAAAATGGCGGCTCAAACTGTGGTAGGTGCTGGACAATTGGTTCTAGAAGGCCAAGAGCATCCTGGGGTCTTGAAAGACCAAGTTTGTAGCCCGGGCGGTTCGACTATAGCTGGTGTAGCAAGCCTAGAAGCGCATGCTTTTCGAGGAACGGTCATGGATGCAGTTCATAAAGCCTACAAACGAACACAAGAATTAGGTAAATAA
- a CDS encoding glutamate-5-semialdehyde dehydrogenase, whose translation MVSTQEQFEQVQAVKKSINTASEEVKNQALLAMVDHLVAATEEILAANALDMEAAKGKISDVMLDRLYLDASRIEAMATGIREVVALPDPIGEVLETNQLENGLVITKKRVAMGVIGIIYESRPNVTSDAAALALKSGNAVVLRSGKDAYQTAHAIVTAIKKGLETTTIHPDVIQLVEDTSRESSYAMMKAKGYLDLLIPRGGAGLINAVVENAIVPVIETGTGIVHVYVDKDADEDKALSIINNAKTSRPSVCNAMEVLLVHEDKVASFLPRLEQVLVANRKEAGLEPIQFRLDSKASQFVSGQVAEAQDFDTEFLDYVLAVKVVSSLEEAVAHIEAHSTHHSDAIVTENAEAAAYFTDQVDSAAVYVNASTRFTDGGQFGLGCEMGISTQKLHARGPMGLKELTSYKYVVAGDGQIRE comes from the coding sequence ATGGTAAGTACACAAGAACAATTTGAACAGGTACAGGCTGTTAAAAAATCAATCAACACAGCTAGTGAAGAGGTGAAAAACCAAGCCTTGCTAGCCATGGTTGATCACTTAGTGGCTGCTACAGAGGAAATTTTAGCAGCCAATGCCCTTGATATGGAAGCTGCTAAGGGTAAAATCTCAGATGTGATGCTGGATCGTCTTTATTTGGATGCAAGTCGTATAGAAGCGATGGCAACTGGGATTCGTGAAGTGGTTGCTTTACCAGATCCAATCGGTGAAGTCTTAGAAACCAATCAGCTTGAAAATGGTTTGGTTATCACAAAGAAACGTGTGGCTATGGGGGTTATTGGTATTATCTATGAAAGCCGTCCAAATGTGACGTCTGACGCGGCTGCTTTGGCTCTCAAGAGTGGGAATGCGGTTGTTCTTCGTAGTGGGAAGGATGCCTATCAAACAGCCCATGCTATTGTCACAGCCATCAAGAAGGGCTTGGAGACGACCACTATTCACCCAGATGTGATTCAACTGGTGGAAGATACCAGCCGTGAAAGCAGCTATGCTATGATGAAGGCCAAGGGCTATCTAGACCTTCTCATTCCTCGTGGAGGGGCTGGCTTGATTAATGCCGTGGTTGAAAATGCTATCGTACCTGTTATCGAGACAGGAACTGGGATTGTCCATGTCTATGTGGATAAGGATGCAGATGAAGACAAAGCTCTGTCTATCATCAACAATGCTAAAACCAGTCGTCCTTCTGTTTGTAATGCCATGGAGGTTCTGCTGGTTCATGAAGACAAGGTAGCAAGTTTCCTTCCTCGCTTGGAGCAAGTGCTGGTTGCGAATCGAAAAGAAGCTGGTCTGGAACCAATTCAATTCCGCTTGGATAGTAAAGCAAGTCAGTTTGTTTCAGGTCAAGTAGCTGAAGCTCAAGACTTTGACACCGAGTTTTTAGATTATGTCCTAGCTGTTAAGGTTGTGAGCAGTTTAGAAGAAGCGGTTGCCCATATTGAGGCTCACAGTACCCATCATTCGGATGCCATTGTGACGGAAAATGCTGAAGCAGCAGCTTACTTTACAGATCAAGTGGACTCTGCAGCGGTTTATGTCAATGCCTCAACTCGTTTCACAGATGGTGGCCAATTTGGTCTGGGTTGTGAAATGGGAATTTCTACTCAGAAATTGCACGCGCGTGGTCCAATGGGCTTGAAAGAGTTGACCAGCTACAAGTATGTGGTTGCTGGTGATGGGCAGATAAGGGAGTAA
- the proB gene encoding glutamate 5-kinase has protein sequence MKYKRIVFKVGTSSLTNEDGSLSRSKVKAITQQLAMLHEAGHELILVSSGAIAAGFGALGFKKRPTKIADKQASAAVGQGLLLEEYTTNLLLRQIVSAQILLTQDDFVDKRRYKNAHQALSVLLSRGAIPIINENDSVVIDELKVGDNDTLSAQVAAMVQADLLVLLTDVDGLYTGNPNSDPTAKRLERIETINREIIDMAGGAGSSNGTGGMLTKIKAATIATESGVPVYICSSLKSDAMIEAAEETKDGSYFVAQEKGLRTQKQWLAFYAQSQGSIWVDRGAAEALSQHGKSLLLSGIVDAEGAFSYGDIVTVFDKESGKSLGKGRVQFGASALEDMLRSQKAKGILIHRDDWISITPEIQLLFTEF, from the coding sequence ATGAAATACAAACGGATCGTCTTTAAGGTGGGGACTTCTTCTCTGACAAATGAGGATGGAAGTTTATCACGTAGTAAGGTAAAGGCTATTACCCAGCAGTTGGCTATGTTGCACGAGGCGGGTCATGAGTTGATTTTGGTGTCGTCGGGAGCCATTGCTGCCGGTTTTGGAGCCTTAGGATTTAAAAAGCGTCCGACTAAGATTGCTGATAAACAGGCTTCAGCAGCGGTAGGGCAAGGGCTTTTGTTGGAAGAATACACGACCAATCTTCTCTTGCGCCAAATCGTTTCTGCACAAATTTTGCTGACCCAGGATGACTTTGTGGATAAGCGCCGTTATAAAAATGCCCATCAGGCTTTGTCGGTTCTACTTAGCCGTGGAGCGATTCCTATCATAAACGAGAATGACAGTGTCGTCATTGATGAGCTCAAGGTCGGGGACAATGACACTCTAAGTGCCCAGGTAGCGGCCATGGTCCAAGCAGACCTTTTGGTCCTCTTGACAGATGTAGACGGTCTCTATACAGGAAATCCTAATTCAGATCCAACAGCCAAACGCTTGGAGAGAATTGAGACCATCAATCGTGAGATTATTGATATGGCCGGTGGAGCAGGTTCTTCAAACGGAACTGGGGGCATGTTAACCAAAATCAAAGCTGCAACTATCGCGACAGAATCAGGAGTTCCTGTTTATATCTGCTCATCCTTGAAGTCAGATGCCATGATTGAGGCAGCTGAGGAGACCAAGGATGGTTCCTACTTTGTTGCTCAAGAGAAGGGACTTCGTACCCAGAAACAATGGCTGGCCTTTTATGCTCAGAGTCAAGGTTCTATTTGGGTCGATAGAGGGGCTGCAGAAGCTCTCTCCCAACATGGAAAGAGTCTTCTTTTATCTGGTATTGTTGACGCAGAAGGAGCCTTTTCTTACGGTGATATCGTGACAGTATTTGACAAGGAAAGTGGAAAATCACTTGGAAAAGGACGCGTGCAATTTGGAGCATCTGCTTTGGAGGATATGTTGCGTTCTCAAAAAGCCAAGGGTATCTTGATTCACCGTGATGACTGGATTTCCATTACTCCTGAAATCCAACTACTCTTTACAGAATTTTAG
- the cbpE gene encoding phosphorylcholine esterase CbpE → MKKKLTSLALAGAFLGLSWYGNVQAQESSGNKIHFINVQEGGSDAIILESNGHFAMVDTGEDYDFPDGSDSRYPWREGIETSYKHVLTDRVFRRLKELGVQKLDFILVTHTHSDHIGNVDELLSTYPVDRVYLKKYSDNRITNSERLWDNLYGYDKVLQTAAEKGVSVIQNITQGDAHFQFGDMDIQLYNYENETDSSGELKKIWDDNSNSLISVVKVNGKKIYLGGDLDNVHGAEDKYGPLIGKVDLMKFNHHRDTNKSNTKDFIKHLSPSLIVQTSDSLPWKNGVDSEYVNWLKERGIERINAASKDYDATVFDIRQDGLVNISTSYKPIPSFQDGWHKSAYGNWWYQAPDSTGEYAVGWNEIEGEWYYFNQTGILLQNQWKKWNNHWFYLTDSGASAKNWKKIDGIWYYFNKENQMEIGWVNTGSQNYYLSNDGSMKTGWLQYKGQWYYFAQSGEMKTGWVKDKETWYYMDSTGIMKTGEIEVAGHHYYLEDSGAMKQGWLKKANAWYFYKEDGSRAVGWIKNKDKWYFLKENGQLLVNGKTPEGYTVDSSGAWLVDVPVEKSVTTKVTSHSEIKESKEVVKKDLESKEIRQNEGVTSASTSQDLTSSTSQSSETSTNKSESEQ, encoded by the coding sequence ATGAAAAAGAAATTAACTAGTTTAGCACTTGCAGGCGCTTTTTTAGGTTTGTCATGGTATGGAAATGTTCAAGCTCAAGAAAGTTCAGGAAATAAAATCCACTTTATAAATGTTCAAGAAGGTGGCAGTGATGCGATTATTCTTGAAAGCAATGGACATTTTGCCATGGTGGATACAGGAGAAGATTATGATTTCCCAGATGGAAGTGATTCTCGTTATCCATGGAGAGAAGGAATTGAAACGTCTTATAAGCATGTTCTGACAGACCGTGTCTTTCGTCGTTTGAAGGAATTGGGTGTCCAAAAACTTGATTTTATTTTAGTGACCCATACCCACAGTGATCATATTGGAAATGTTGATGAATTACTTTCTACCTACCCAGTTGACCGAGTCTATCTTAAAAAATATAGTGATAATCGTATTACTAATTCTGAACGTCTATGGGATAATCTGTATGGCTATGATAAGGTTTTACAGACTGCCGCTGAAAAAGGTGTTTCAGTTATTCAAAATATCACACAAGGGGATGCTCATTTTCAGTTTGGAGACATGGATATTCAACTCTATAACTATGAAAATGAAACTGATTCATCAGGTGAATTAAAGAAAATTTGGGATGACAATTCCAATTCCTTGATTAGCGTGGTGAAAGTCAATGGTAAGAAAATTTACCTTGGGGGCGACTTAGATAATGTTCATGGAGCAGAAGACAAGTATGGTCCTCTCATTGGAAAAGTTGATTTGATGAAGTTTAACCATCACCGTGATACCAATAAATCAAACACCAAGGATTTCATTAAACATTTGAGTCCGAGTTTGATTGTTCAAACCTCGGATAGTTTACCTTGGAAAAATGGTGTTGATAGTGAGTATGTTAATTGGCTCAAAGAACGAGGAATTGAGAGAATCAACGCAGCCAGCAAAGACTATGATGCAACAGTTTTTGATATTCGACAAGATGGTTTAGTAAACATTTCAACTTCCTACAAGCCGATTCCAAGTTTTCAAGATGGTTGGCATAAGAGTGCATATGGGAATTGGTGGTATCAAGCACCTGATTCTACAGGAGAGTATGCAGTAGGTTGGAATGAAATCGAAGGTGAATGGTATTACTTTAACCAAACGGGTATCTTGTTACAGAATCAATGGAAAAAATGGAACAATCATTGGTTCTATTTGACAGACTCTGGTGCTTCTGCTAAAAATTGGAAGAAAATTGATGGAATCTGGTATTATTTCAACAAAGAAAATCAGATGGAAATTGGTTGGGTAAATACTGGAAGTCAGAACTATTATTTATCAAACGATGGCTCTATGAAGACAGGTTGGCTTCAATATAAGGGGCAATGGTATTACTTTGCTCAATCAGGAGAAATGAAAACGGGTTGGGTAAAAGATAAAGAAACCTGGTACTATATGGATTCTACTGGTATCATGAAGACAGGCGAGATAGAAGTTGCTGGTCATCATTACTATCTAGAAGATTCAGGAGCTATGAAGCAAGGTTGGCTTAAAAAGGCAAATGCTTGGTATTTCTACAAGGAAGATGGTTCACGAGCTGTTGGTTGGATTAAAAACAAGGATAAATGGTACTTCTTGAAAGAAAATGGTCAATTGCTTGTGAACGGTAAGACACCAGAAGGCTATACTGTTGATTCAAGTGGTGCCTGGTTAGTGGATGTTCCGGTCGAGAAATCTGTTACAACTAAAGTCACAAGTCATTCAGAAATAAAAGAATCCAAAGAAGTAGTGAAAAAAGATCTTGAAAGTAAAGAAATTAGACAGAATGAAGGTGTTACAAGCGCTTCAACTAGTCAAGATTTGACTTCTTCAACTTCACAAAGCTCTGAGACGAGTACAAATAAATCGGAATCAGAACAGTAG
- a CDS encoding RluA family pseudouridine synthase: MEIKIETGGLRLDKALSDLTELSRSLANEQIKSGQVLVNGQVKKAKYTVQEGDIVTYHVPEPEVLEYVAENLPLEIIYQDEDVAVVNKPQGMVVHPSAGHISGTLVNALMYHIKDLSGINGVLRPGIVHRIDKDTSGLLMIAKNDEAHLALAQELKDKKSLRKYWAIVHGNLPNDRGVIEAPIGRSEKDRKKQAVTAKGKPAVTRFHVLERFGDYSLVELQLETGRTHQIRVHMAYIGHPVAGDEVYGPRKTLKGHGQFLHAKTLGFTHPRTGEILEFTADIPEIFKKTLERLRK, encoded by the coding sequence ATGGAAATTAAAATTGAAACTGGTGGCCTGCGTTTAGATAAGGCTTTGTCGGATTTGACAGAATTATCACGCAGTCTCGCGAATGAACAAATCAAATCAGGCCAGGTCTTGGTCAATGGCCAAGTCAAGAAAGCTAAATACACTGTCCAAGAGGGCGATATCGTCACTTACCATGTGCCAGAACCAGAGGTCTTAGAGTATGTGGCTGAGAATCTTCCACTAGAAATCATCTACCAAGATGAGGATGTGGCTGTCGTTAACAAACCTCAGGGGATGGTTGTGCATCCGAGTGCTGGTCATATTAGTGGAACTCTGGTAAATGCCCTTATGTATCATATTAAGGACTTGTCGGGTATCAATGGGGTTCTGCGTCCAGGCATTGTTCACCGTATTGATAAGGATACGTCAGGCCTTCTCATGATTGCTAAAAACGATGAGGCGCATCTAGCACTTGCCCAAGAACTCAAGGATAAAAAGTCTCTCCGCAAATATTGGGCGATTGTTCATGGAAATCTGCCTAATGATCGTGGTGTCATCGAAGCGCCGATTGGCCGGAGTGAAAAAGACCGTAAGAAACAGGCTGTGACTGCTAAAGGCAAGCCTGCAGTGACCCGTTTCCACGTCTTAGAACGCTTTGGTGATTATAGCTTAGTGGAGCTGCAGCTGGAAACAGGCCGCACCCATCAAATCCGTGTTCACATGGCTTATATCGGCCATCCAGTCGCTGGGGATGAGGTCTATGGTCCTCGCAAGACTTTGAAAGGACATGGACAATTTCTCCATGCCAAGACTCTAGGCTTTACCCATCCGAGAACAGGTGAGATTTTGGAATTTACAGCAGATATCCCAGAGATTTTTAAGAAAACATTGGAGAGATTGAGAAAGTAA
- the lspA gene encoding signal peptidase II produces the protein MKKRGIVAVIVLLLIGLDQLVKSYIVQQIPLGEVRSWIPNFVSLTYLQNRGAAFSMLQDQQWLFAIITLVVMVGAIWYLHKHMEDSLWMVLGLTLIIAGGLGNFIDRISQGFVVDMFHLDFINFAIFNVADSYLTVGVIILLIAMLKEEINGN, from the coding sequence ATGAAAAAAAGAGGAATAGTGGCAGTCATTGTACTGCTTTTGATTGGGCTGGATCAGTTGGTCAAATCCTATATCGTCCAGCAGATTCCACTGGGTGAAGTGCGCTCCTGGATTCCCAATTTCGTTAGCTTGACCTACCTGCAAAATCGAGGGGCAGCCTTTTCAATGCTACAAGACCAGCAGTGGTTATTTGCTATCATTACACTTGTCGTTATGGTAGGTGCCATTTGGTATCTACATAAGCACATGGAGGACTCACTCTGGATGGTCTTGGGTTTGACCTTGATTATCGCAGGTGGTCTTGGGAACTTTATTGACAGGATCAGTCAGGGCTTTGTTGTGGATATGTTTCACCTTGACTTTATCAACTTTGCAATTTTCAATGTGGCAGATAGCTATCTGACGGTTGGAGTGATTATTTTATTGATTGCAATGCTAAAAGAGGAAATAAATGGAAATTAA